From a region of the Odoribacter splanchnicus DSM 20712 genome:
- a CDS encoding JAB domain-containing protein, translated as MMENNFYDGSVTAGIVPNTHFFQEVEVVYKPRKSLGLSSKIRCSRDAFLYIKEFFKSFMSHHEEVWMILLNSCMQIIGSSQVSKGGLEHAFVDVRIIYQTALMAHATGFILVHNHPTGVLHPSKPDEELTKKIVGAGKILDIRLLDHLIISEDTYFSFADEGIIL; from the coding sequence ATGATGGAAAATAACTTTTATGACGGATCGGTAACAGCGGGAATCGTACCCAATACCCATTTTTTTCAGGAAGTGGAGGTGGTTTATAAACCCCGTAAAAGTTTGGGATTATCGTCTAAAATAAGGTGTTCCCGTGATGCTTTTCTTTATATCAAAGAATTTTTTAAATCTTTTATGTCCCATCATGAAGAAGTTTGGATGATTTTATTAAATTCGTGCATGCAAATAATCGGTTCGTCGCAGGTCTCGAAGGGAGGTTTGGAGCATGCTTTTGTCGATGTAAGGATTATATACCAGACGGCCCTGATGGCACACGCAACAGGTTTTATTTTGGTACATAATCATCCGACAGGTGTTTTACATCCCAGTAAACCGGATGAAGAGTTGACGAAGAAAATAGTCGGAGCAGGTAAGATTTTAGATATAAGGCTCCTGGATCATCTGATTATTTCTGAGGATACTTATTTCAGCTTTGCGGATGAAGGAATTATTTTATGA
- a CDS encoding abortive infection system antitoxin AbiGi family protein yields MNISANTLFHFVSQRKFLKDILHGKLIPRYCVEHFEINDYLKGDVVIPMKCFCDIPLSQIYEHTNTYGKFAIGFTKEWAQKVGITPVIYIHNQSPQIQDILPKLGKNFFDFCNKNLAIKYIKPYYGKMWRNGKLTKDTCFYNEREWRFVPKNSQLLKKSTFEEKKDEYQNSLKTSPISFSPKDIKYIIIQEEKNRSKIINIIKKSNFFPDSDSKELAISKIFSVEHIHLDL; encoded by the coding sequence ATGAATATAAGTGCAAATACTTTATTTCATTTTGTCTCTCAAAGGAAATTCTTAAAGGACATTTTACATGGCAAATTAATCCCAAGATATTGTGTCGAGCATTTTGAAATTAATGACTATCTTAAAGGAGATGTTGTAATTCCTATGAAATGTTTTTGCGATATTCCTTTGTCTCAAATATATGAACATACTAATACTTATGGGAAATTTGCAATTGGATTTACCAAAGAATGGGCACAAAAAGTAGGAATAACGCCTGTTATTTATATACATAATCAATCTCCACAAATACAAGACATTTTGCCAAAACTCGGTAAGAATTTTTTTGATTTCTGTAATAAGAATTTAGCAATAAAATACATAAAACCATATTATGGAAAAATGTGGAGAAACGGAAAACTTACAAAAGATACATGTTTTTATAATGAGCGAGAATGGCGTTTTGTCCCTAAAAATAGCCAATTATTAAAGAAAAGTACATTTGAGGAAAAGAAAGATGAGTATCAAAACTCACTTAAAACTTCTCCTATTTCATTTAGTCCTAAGGATATAAAATACATTATTATTCAAGAAGAAAAAAATAGAAGTAAAATTATAAATATCATTAAAAAATCCAACTTTTTCCCTGATTCAGATTCGAAAGAATTAGCGATTAGCAAAATATTTTCAGTAGAACATATCCATCTTGATTTATAA
- a CDS encoding BACON domain-containing protein: protein MKRLFYLLMMLSCTLWSCSKSDGPIDDPDNPDNPDAPTNVMLDISVSDLVFGAEGGEKEFTIYCNSDWTITNESEWCKTTVNQGNGDSKIIVTVGVYSEMEDRNTNLTVKAGNITKVLTVTQKDGDAIILSKDKFDIPEEGGNVTVEVKSNIQYEVSIPSQFQNWIKHEPETKAITVKNFTFTILENKEYEKREGYIVFNGNSLKDTVHIYQTADPRTLILSKDTYNISSAKESIEVELKSNVDYSISIPSSASHWIKLLETKAIRTDKIYFEIEENTTYDNRSAQVFIKDKNSSLCDTLYINQLQQNALILSQKQYEVLAGGEQISIEVQSNIDYEIIIPKTVQEWIEQMPQSKALTKSMINLEVKPNPTDDVRSAQIFIKDKNSTLSDTVQVTQAAKGIYIGDIIFETEQDLIDFQTAGYTKVRGNVIVSGGEITTLQKLDNLLTEINGSLRLECSTLTTLDGLYGLKTITDSLIIKDGDMTSFEGLRNLGTIGGNFKVIAESSYSYYYSLNSLSSFKGLSGLKSIGGDFEVNAKSSYSSSLKSLASFEGLESLETIGGNFRVIAESSSSSSSSSSLNSLSSFKGLSGLKSIGGDFEVNAKSSSSSSSSSLKSLASFEGLESLETIGGNFRVIAESSSSSYSSSSSSLNSLSSFKGLSGLKSIGGDFEVNAKSSSSSSSSSLKSLASLEGLESLETIGGNFRVIAESSSYSSSSSLNSLSSFKGLSGLKSIGGDFEVNAKSSSSSSSSSLKSLASFEGLESLETIGGNFKVIAGSYSSLESLSSFKGLSGLKSIGGDFEVNAKYSSSLKSLASFEGLESLETIGGNFRVIAESSSSLNSLSSFKGLSGLKSIGGDFEVNAKSSSSLNSLASFEGLESLETIGGNFKVIAGSYSSLESLSSFKSLSGLKSIGGDFEVNAKSYSSLKSLASFEGLESLTNIGGGKLTINYCSSLNNIDALKNIESLNDISITTCPKLYDFCVLQNVVQNMSGTFYLNNNGYNPTKYQLLNGECSQIPQE, encoded by the coding sequence ATGAAAAGACTATTTTACCTATTAATGATGTTATCCTGCACTCTTTGGAGTTGCAGTAAAAGTGACGGTCCTATCGATGATCCTGACAATCCTGATAATCCCGATGCCCCAACTAATGTCATGCTTGATATTTCAGTTTCAGATCTTGTGTTTGGGGCAGAGGGAGGAGAGAAAGAATTTACCATTTATTGTAATTCTGATTGGACTATCACAAACGAAAGTGAATGGTGTAAAACAACTGTGAATCAGGGGAATGGTGATAGCAAAATAATTGTGACGGTAGGGGTTTACAGTGAAATGGAAGACAGGAATACGAACTTGACAGTTAAAGCCGGAAATATAACAAAAGTTCTGACTGTAACACAAAAAGATGGTGATGCTATTATTTTAAGCAAGGATAAATTCGATATACCGGAAGAAGGTGGAAATGTGACCGTTGAAGTGAAAAGTAATATTCAATATGAGGTTTCCATTCCATCCCAATTTCAAAATTGGATAAAACATGAACCTGAAACTAAAGCTATTACTGTAAAGAATTTTACATTTACGATTTTAGAAAACAAGGAATACGAAAAACGGGAAGGATATATAGTGTTTAATGGTAACTCTTTGAAAGATACAGTCCATATTTATCAAACTGCCGATCCAAGGACACTTATCCTGAGTAAAGACACTTACAACATTTCATCTGCAAAAGAATCTATTGAAGTGGAATTGAAATCGAATGTAGATTACTCCATTTCTATTCCCAGTTCCGCATCGCATTGGATTAAGTTACTCGAAACAAAAGCTATCCGGACTGATAAAATTTATTTTGAAATAGAAGAAAATACTACTTATGATAATCGTTCAGCCCAGGTTTTTATAAAAGATAAAAACAGTTCTCTTTGTGATACTTTATATATCAATCAATTACAACAAAATGCACTTATTTTATCTCAAAAACAATATGAAGTACTCGCAGGAGGTGAACAAATTTCTATTGAGGTTCAGAGTAATATTGACTATGAGATAATTATACCTAAGACAGTACAAGAATGGATAGAGCAGATGCCGCAATCTAAGGCACTTACTAAGAGTATGATTAATCTTGAAGTAAAACCCAACCCGACCGATGATGTACGTTCAGCCCAAATTTTTATAAAAGATAAGAATAGCACTTTGTCTGATACAGTACAAGTGACTCAGGCTGCAAAAGGGATTTATATAGGAGATATTATTTTTGAAACAGAACAGGATTTAATTGATTTCCAGACAGCAGGTTATACTAAAGTTAGAGGGAATGTTATTGTGAGCGGAGGGGAAATAACAACCTTACAAAAGTTGGACAATCTGCTTACGGAAATTAACGGTTCACTGAGATTGGAATGTTCAACCTTGACCACTTTGGATGGTTTGTACGGTTTGAAAACTATAACAGATAGTCTAATAATTAAGGATGGAGATATGACTTCTTTTGAAGGATTGCGAAATCTTGGAACCATCGGAGGGAATTTTAAAGTAATTGCTGAATCTTCTTATTCTTATTATTATTCTTTAAATTCTTTATCTTCTTTTAAAGGTTTAAGTGGTTTAAAAAGCATTGGAGGGGATTTTGAGGTGAATGCTAAATCTTCTTATTCTTCTTCTTTAAAATCTTTAGCATCTTTTGAAGGTTTAGAGAGTCTTGAAACAATCGGAGGGAATTTTAGAGTAATTGCTGAATCTTCTTCTTCTTCTTCTTCTTCTTCTTCTTTAAATTCTTTATCTTCTTTTAAAGGTTTAAGTGGTTTAAAAAGCATTGGAGGGGATTTTGAGGTGAATGCTAAATCTTCTTCTTCTTCTTCTTCTTCTTCTTTAAAATCTTTAGCATCTTTTGAAGGTTTAGAGAGTCTTGAAACAATCGGAGGGAATTTTAGAGTAATTGCTGAATCTTCTTCTTCTTCTTATTCTTCTTCTTCTTCTTCTTTAAATTCTTTATCTTCTTTTAAAGGTTTAAGTGGTTTAAAAAGCATTGGAGGGGATTTTGAGGTGAATGCTAAATCTTCTTCTTCTTCTTCTTCTTCTTCTTTAAAATCTTTAGCATCTTTAGAAGGATTAGAGAGTCTTGAAACAATCGGAGGGAATTTTAGAGTAATTGCTGAATCTTCTTCTTATTCTTCTTCTTCTTCTTTAAATTCTTTATCTTCTTTTAAAGGTTTAAGTGGTTTAAAAAGCATTGGAGGGGATTTTGAGGTGAATGCTAAATCTTCTTCTTCTTCTTCTTCTTCTTCTTTAAAATCTTTAGCATCTTTTGAAGGTTTAGAGAGTCTTGAAACAATCGGAGGGAATTTTAAAGTAATTGCTGGATCTTATTCTTCTTTAGAGTCTTTATCTTCTTTTAAAGGTTTAAGTGGTTTAAAAAGCATTGGAGGGGATTTTGAGGTGAATGCTAAATATTCTTCTTCTTTAAAATCTTTAGCATCTTTTGAAGGTTTAGAGAGTCTTGAAACAATCGGAGGGAATTTTAGAGTAATTGCTGAATCTTCTTCTTCTTTAAATTCTTTATCTTCTTTTAAAGGTTTAAGTGGTTTAAAAAGCATTGGAGGGGATTTTGAGGTGAATGCTAAATCTTCTTCTTCTTTAAATTCTTTAGCATCTTTTGAAGGTTTAGAGAGTCTTGAAACAATCGGAGGGAATTTTAAAGTAATTGCTGGATCTTATTCTTCTTTAGAGTCTTTATCTTCTTTTAAAAGTTTAAGTGGTTTAAAAAGCATTGGAGGGGATTTTGAGGTGAATGCTAAATCTTATTCTTCTTTAAAATCTTTAGCATCTTTTGAAGGTTTAGAGAGTCTCACAAACATAGGGGGAGGCAAATTAACTATAAATTATTGTAGCTCATTAAATAATATAGATGCCCTTAAAAATATTGAATCGCTTAACGATATATCAATTACAACATGTCCCAAATTATATGATTTCTGTGTCCTCCAAAATGTAGTACAAAATATGAGTGGCACTTTTTATTTAAATAACAATGGCTATAACCCGACAAAATACCAACTTTTAAACGGAGAATGTTCACAAATTCCGCAAGAATAA
- a CDS encoding leucine-rich repeat domain-containing protein has translation MKQIYILLVTICAIAFTACSKDDDSSEDGKEGVITLVHRTDYSASSPVRIQIGAFNKGDIITIDWGDGNVENANLETMCDNIFSTYGIGHRYPNSNPYIITIKGKIRGFWCYTKHITSLDVSGCPALTSLRCYGNNLTSLEVSKNTALTKLSCGNNSLTSLDVSKNTALTSLDCGNNSLTSLDISKNTALTKLSCGNNSLTSLDVSKNTALTSLDCGNNSLTSLDISKNTALTYLRCGNNNLSASALNKIFNDLPINDGNIYFNDNPGTDTCDKRILDYKRWECNCR, from the coding sequence ATGAAACAGATTTACATTTTATTGGTTACTATATGTGCCATTGCTTTTACTGCGTGTTCAAAAGATGATGATTCATCAGAAGATGGAAAAGAAGGGGTAATTACGTTGGTTCATAGAACTGATTATTCTGCTAGTAGTCCTGTGCGAATACAAATTGGGGCTTTTAATAAGGGAGACATTATTACAATTGATTGGGGAGATGGAAATGTTGAAAATGCCAATCTGGAAACGATGTGTGATAATATTTTTTCAACCTATGGCATTGGTCATAGATATCCTAATAGTAATCCTTATATTATTACAATTAAAGGGAAAATTAGAGGCTTTTGGTGTTACACCAAGCACATAACCTCATTAGATGTCAGTGGGTGTCCTGCATTGACTTCCTTACGATGTTATGGCAATAACCTAACCTCATTAGAGGTCAGTAAGAATACTGCCTTGACTAAGCTGTCTTGCGGTAATAATAGCTTAACTTCATTAGATGTCAGTAAGAATACTGCCTTGACTAGTTTGGATTGTGGCAATAATAGCTTAACTTCATTGGATATAAGTAAGAATACTGCATTGACTAAGCTGTCTTGCGGTAATAATAGCTTAACTTCATTAGATGTCAGTAAGAATACTGCCTTGACTAGTTTGGATTGTGGCAATAATAGCTTAACTTCATTGGATATAAGTAAGAATACTGCCTTGACTTATTTACGTTGTGGAAATAATAATCTCTCTGCAAGTGCCCTGAACAAGATTTTTAACGATTTACCAATAAATGATGGAAACATTTATTTTAACGATAATCCCGGAACTGATACTTGTGATAAGAGAATACTGGACTATAAGAGATGGGAATGTAATTGTAGATAA
- a CDS encoding polysaccharide biosynthesis C-terminal domain-containing protein, with amino-acid sequence MKYGYVAWSTPFVIVSTAFSNLVRAKGKSTEALNGILIGTIQNIVLNRLFILWLGYRIAGAAWATAIGYTAATHITLSC; translated from the coding sequence TTGAAATACGGGTATGTAGCGTGGAGTACTCCTTTCGTCATCGTCTCCACAGCTTTCAGCAACCTTGTCCGTGCCAAAGGGAAATCGACAGAGGCACTGAACGGAATACTGATAGGTACCATACAGAATATCGTACTCAATCGCTTGTTTATCCTATGGCTCGGCTACAGGATTGCCGGTGCGGCATGGGCTACGGCCATCGGTTATACGGCAGCAACGCATATTACGTTATCTTGCTGA
- a CDS encoding MATE family efflux transporter, whose amino-acid sequence MRKETVGPSQAVIRLSCFAGLGMGVILTLLCGVFSEELISCVIDSEGIREYGTPLVRTLLLSGPVMGILFIYINTLQAIGAEAAQPVAEFFPSFWLFGCFGGLKREWGKPPLLFNLRSLSDITCHYLIAVWKGISFRGSGINLNGCSALYPQ is encoded by the coding sequence ATGAGAAAAGAAACAGTGGGACCGTCTCAGGCAGTCATACGTCTGTCATGCTTCGCAGGATTGGGTATGGGCGTGATACTGACCTTGCTTTGCGGAGTGTTTTCCGAAGAACTGATCAGTTGTGTCATTGATTCGGAAGGAATTCGGGAATATGGTACACCGCTCGTCCGGACGTTGCTGCTGTCGGGACCAGTGATGGGTATCCTGTTTATTTATATCAATACCTTGCAGGCGATCGGGGCGGAAGCGGCACAACCTGTAGCAGAATTCTTTCCCTCCTTCTGGCTGTTTGGCTGTTTTGGCGGACTGAAAAGAGAATGGGGAAAGCCCCCTCTTTTGTTTAACTTAAGATCTTTATCGGACATTACTTGTCATTATCTCATAGCGGTTTGGAAAGGGATAAGCTTCAGGGGGTCCGGCATTAACCTGAATGGCTGTTCAGCACTGTACCCTCAATGA
- a CDS encoding EFR1 family ferrodoxin (N-terminal region resembles flavodoxins. C-terminal ferrodoxin region binds two 4Fe-4S clusters.), giving the protein MKIEKVHAVYFSPTGTTKTVITHLVKCITTLLPEVVTEVKDFTLPSGRKKVPDIRESELAIVGLPVYAGRLPNLLLNYLTTWQSNGAWAVPVVVYGNRSYGNALVELYDILRYRGFHPIAAAAFVGQHSFTTRLATGRPDREDLEKAEQFSAEIVRRILQPGEFTGIKIPGQGAPDYGGYYKPKGRDEEVVNFLKAKPVTTDACIDCRRCAKVCPMGAIRLDHPSEVSGICIKCNACVKQCPVHAKQLTDEAYLSHVGFLENRYTSRARIELF; this is encoded by the coding sequence ATGAAAATAGAGAAAGTACATGCGGTCTATTTTAGTCCGACAGGCACAACTAAAACAGTGATTACCCATTTGGTAAAATGTATCACTACGTTATTACCGGAAGTCGTGACGGAAGTGAAAGACTTTACATTGCCGTCGGGGCGGAAGAAAGTGCCTGATATTCGGGAATCGGAGTTGGCTATTGTCGGTCTGCCTGTTTACGCCGGCCGTTTACCGAATCTGTTATTGAATTACTTGACCACCTGGCAGAGTAATGGGGCCTGGGCGGTGCCTGTAGTGGTTTATGGGAATCGGTCCTATGGGAATGCGCTCGTCGAACTGTATGATATTTTAAGATATAGAGGGTTTCATCCGATAGCTGCTGCGGCTTTTGTCGGCCAGCATTCTTTCACGACCCGGTTGGCTACCGGGCGTCCCGACCGGGAAGATCTGGAAAAGGCAGAACAGTTTTCGGCAGAGATCGTGAGAAGAATATTGCAACCAGGAGAATTTACCGGAATAAAGATTCCGGGACAAGGGGCTCCTGATTACGGTGGGTATTATAAACCCAAAGGAAGGGATGAAGAGGTGGTGAATTTCCTGAAAGCAAAACCTGTTACGACCGATGCGTGCATCGATTGCAGACGTTGTGCAAAAGTTTGTCCTATGGGGGCTATCCGGCTGGATCATCCTTCTGAGGTTTCCGGTATTTGTATCAAGTGTAATGCTTGTGTAAAACAATGTCCTGTACATGCCAAACAGTTGACGGATGAAGCTTACCTAAGTCATGTCGGTTTTCTTGAAAATAGATATACCTCGAGGGCAAGAATCGAATTATTTTAA
- a CDS encoding TonB-dependent receptor plug domain-containing protein, translating to MNLYKSLIFILYLGIFLGSGFRTPAQSRDSITLYGTLDTVQVIRQRIQHANEANAGARVTHISPAILQANKTRSLAELLTDHTSIYIKSLGTGALSTASFRGTSASQTRVNWNGINITPPLSGTFDFSQIPVFFTDNINLYYGSSHVKNGTGAIGGSVNLFTDTDWNRGVNGRVLAEYGSYNTYTVGGQANISGNKSASKTRLYYQHSDNDYTYLNKVLTNTPFREKRQDAAYSQFGIMQEGYFRVSPYTRLTAVAWYQKNHRNLPQPLGVVNRSQEDQEENNFRGYAGLDFSRGIHELHVKAAWLYFCQTYDIRYDGGLFDPKGNKNRSNTAQVVADYTYSPTDKLILNTTLTYSHDLIRVSSYIDIDSSKYTLDGIDFDIPQVESPFSHHRNILSWQTSALWTPIRWMMINGQYMFEHNDNRNVSTWSAGIVFNLLKKELKLKGSTAYNYRFPSMNDLYWRPGGNPDVKPEEGYSYDASISYRKSINKHLLFDAEVSGYLMNIDNWILWLPKDGNQWVWTPQNKRNVRSYGVELYGKTTFHYGELVSSLSGNYSWSQSRTRKKQHVDDNAYMRQIPYVPRFKWNLRWNIDYKDAFFVWQMTYTGRRFITTDESYATDPYSVHNLLLGYRYSFRNGTSLTPQMRIDNLFDTYYESTQYYPMPLRNCLFSLLFEF from the coding sequence ATGAACCTATACAAGAGTCTGATCTTCATTTTATACCTCGGCATATTCCTTGGGTCGGGATTCCGTACTCCCGCCCAATCCCGGGATTCGATCACCCTATACGGCACATTAGACACCGTGCAGGTCATCCGCCAACGTATACAACACGCCAACGAGGCAAACGCAGGAGCCCGGGTAACCCATATTTCTCCAGCCATTTTACAAGCCAACAAAACCCGCTCGCTGGCCGAACTCCTGACCGACCATACCTCTATTTACATCAAGAGTCTGGGAACAGGAGCGTTATCGACAGCTTCTTTCCGTGGAACCAGCGCTTCCCAAACACGGGTAAACTGGAACGGGATCAATATCACACCTCCTTTATCGGGTACTTTCGATTTTTCACAGATCCCGGTCTTTTTTACAGATAACATCAACCTGTACTATGGCAGCAGCCATGTAAAAAACGGTACCGGAGCTATCGGAGGTAGTGTGAATTTATTCACAGACACCGATTGGAACCGAGGCGTAAATGGCCGGGTACTGGCAGAGTATGGATCGTACAACACATATACCGTCGGTGGACAGGCGAATATAAGCGGTAATAAATCGGCCTCAAAGACACGGTTATATTATCAGCATTCCGACAACGACTATACCTATCTGAATAAAGTGCTGACCAATACTCCTTTCCGTGAAAAAAGGCAGGATGCCGCTTACTCTCAATTCGGAATTATGCAGGAAGGCTATTTCAGAGTATCTCCCTACACCCGCCTGACAGCTGTCGCCTGGTATCAGAAAAATCACCGTAACCTCCCCCAACCGCTCGGTGTAGTCAACCGCTCCCAGGAGGATCAGGAGGAAAATAATTTCCGGGGATATGCCGGACTGGATTTCAGCCGGGGTATCCATGAATTACATGTAAAGGCTGCCTGGCTGTATTTCTGCCAAACTTACGATATCCGGTATGACGGAGGTTTATTCGATCCCAAGGGAAACAAAAACCGCTCTAACACGGCACAGGTCGTGGCCGATTATACGTACTCCCCGACCGATAAGCTTATCCTCAACACGACGTTAACCTATTCTCACGACCTGATCCGGGTGAGTAGCTACATAGACATCGACTCATCGAAATATACGCTCGACGGTATCGATTTTGATATTCCTCAGGTGGAATCCCCTTTCAGCCACCACCGTAACATACTCTCCTGGCAAACTTCCGCTTTGTGGACGCCTATCCGGTGGATGATGATCAACGGACAATATATGTTCGAACATAACGACAATCGGAATGTATCCACCTGGTCGGCAGGAATAGTATTCAATCTATTGAAAAAAGAATTAAAATTGAAAGGAAGTACTGCTTATAATTATCGTTTCCCCAGTATGAACGACCTATATTGGCGCCCCGGCGGTAATCCGGATGTAAAGCCGGAAGAGGGGTATTCTTACGATGCTTCTATTTCTTACCGGAAGAGTATAAACAAACATCTCTTATTCGATGCCGAAGTTTCCGGTTATCTAATGAACATCGACAACTGGATCCTTTGGCTCCCCAAAGACGGAAACCAATGGGTGTGGACTCCGCAAAACAAACGAAACGTACGTTCCTACGGCGTGGAACTTTATGGAAAAACCACTTTCCACTACGGGGAACTCGTATCTTCTCTTTCGGGTAATTACAGCTGGTCACAATCCCGGACCCGCAAGAAACAACACGTAGACGACAACGCCTATATGCGGCAAATTCCATATGTACCGCGATTCAAGTGGAATCTGCGCTGGAATATCGATTATAAAGATGCTTTTTTCGTCTGGCAGATGACTTACACCGGCCGGCGTTTCATTACTACCGACGAATCATATGCCACGGATCCCTATTCCGTACATAACCTCTTGCTCGGTTACCGCTACTCCTTCCGGAATGGGACAAGCCTAACCCCTCAGATGCGGATAGATAACCTGTTCGATACCTACTATGAGTCGACCCAATATTATCCCATGCCTTTGCGTAATTGCTTGTTCTCGCTTTTATTCGAATTTTAA
- a CDS encoding DUF5074 domain-containing protein, which yields MKKNNFTLLVCLLLAGIFASCDDDDKYPVPPEVSIESVNGVFAMPQEDSIVLKAKVESPLPTTLSWSVKGNEVSKDTVFTFKMNELGTYDVKLTATNADGVTSATTSIEVYGKYKYGTFVLNEGYQADPSTLIFISPKGILTDSAYYKANGSMLSLLSQDLFIANNKLYIISQKSGDDGYLIVANAETLKKEAGYKTELEDKVSSPTHVAVLGDDDIYLRDNEGIKVFHPSSGELFLIEGAERANKNTMAVTEGKIFAAAGNNVLVIEKGKNKISKSIEFNDPVRGVVKSPDGNLWVSTSAGEISKVDAQNYTIIKTNTLPGDAISTQSASYTSTPCITAQGDTLYMNGTGTKIYRHIFSKNQTDLMVDAANIVTTTSVYNTIAVNPVTGEVYLNTIKGWGNDRLINHISVFDFSETEPKLSANYKNHTNYPAGTFFTYNFQ from the coding sequence ATGAAAAAAAATAATTTTACGCTTTTAGTTTGCCTCCTGTTAGCAGGAATATTCGCATCATGTGACGATGACGACAAATATCCGGTTCCTCCCGAAGTATCTATCGAGAGTGTAAACGGAGTGTTCGCAATGCCTCAGGAAGACTCTATCGTACTGAAAGCGAAAGTAGAAAGTCCGCTGCCAACCACACTGAGCTGGTCCGTCAAAGGAAATGAAGTCTCTAAGGATACAGTATTTACTTTCAAAATGAACGAATTGGGGACCTACGATGTTAAATTAACCGCGACCAATGCCGATGGAGTGACTTCTGCCACAACATCCATCGAAGTGTACGGTAAATACAAATACGGTACTTTTGTTTTAAATGAAGGTTACCAGGCCGATCCTTCTACATTGATATTCATCAGCCCGAAAGGTATTCTCACGGACAGTGCCTATTACAAGGCAAACGGCAGCATGCTGAGCCTTCTTTCCCAAGACTTATTTATCGCCAACAACAAACTGTATATCATTTCACAAAAAAGCGGAGACGACGGTTATCTTATCGTTGCCAATGCAGAAACCCTGAAAAAAGAAGCCGGCTATAAGACCGAACTGGAAGATAAAGTAAGCAGTCCGACTCATGTTGCCGTACTGGGAGACGACGATATCTATCTGCGCGACAACGAAGGAATTAAGGTATTCCACCCATCCAGCGGCGAACTCTTTCTCATCGAGGGAGCTGAAAGGGCTAATAAGAATACCATGGCTGTAACGGAAGGGAAAATATTCGCTGCAGCAGGAAATAACGTCCTTGTGATCGAAAAAGGAAAAAACAAAATCTCCAAATCGATAGAATTCAATGATCCGGTCAGAGGAGTCGTCAAATCGCCGGACGGTAACTTGTGGGTATCCACTTCGGCCGGGGAAATCTCTAAGGTCGATGCCCAAAATTATACTATTATCAAAACCAATACTTTACCGGGAGATGCCATTAGCACTCAGTCGGCCTCATACACTTCTACTCCGTGTATTACAGCACAAGGAGATACTTTGTACATGAACGGCACAGGTACCAAAATCTATCGTCACATTTTTAGTAAAAACCAGACGGATCTGATGGTCGATGCGGCAAACATCGTGACAACAACTAGTGTTTACAATACCATAGCCGTCAATCCGGTTACAGGCGAAGTCTATCTGAATACAATCAAAGGGTGGGGTAACGACCGTCTGATCAACCACATCAGTGTATTCGATTTCAGCGAAACCGAACCGAAATTGAGCGCCAATTATAAGAATCATACCAATTATCCAGC